The following are encoded in a window of Roseivirga misakiensis genomic DNA:
- a CDS encoding alpha-1,4-glucan--maltose-1-phosphate maltosyltransferase: MKSGQSRVVIENVSPEINCGLHASKRTVGQKFQVSADILADGHDVLSAHIKYKFGKAKTWQYAAMHHAGNDEFVGEFIAEKQGTYTYTVEAWVDYPLTWQHNIERKIADNQHVNVELLDGVQYLETVAKKSANDKAYVTELIEAFQDEKAYNFAIDEAQSKKLHDVFHNHPTKEFATTYNKELNLVVDRQKALFSTWYEFFPRSTAKKEGAHGTFKDCLDVLPYVSKMGFDVIYFPPIHPIGTAHRKGKNNTTTPLPDDVGVPWAIGNTTGGHKDILPELGSLADFKKVVKAAADQGIEIALDFALQCSPDHPYVKENPSWFKWRPDGTVQYAENPPKKYQDIYPIYFESEDWENMWNEFVSIVLYWNKLGIKIFRVDNPHTKPFGFWEFLIAEVKKVDPDVLFLAEAFTKPKTMQRLAKIGFTQGYTYYTWRNNKAELIEYMTELTKSPMKDYFRPNFWPNTPDINPWILQGGNENLYVVRHMMAATLSSNYGMYGPVYEQIDNAAYIGKEEYLNSEKYEVRNWDWTKTNKLTQLITRINQIRKEQPAFQFTNNIDFCTIENDQILAYFKQSEDGKNNILCVVNLDPYNKQGGWVEVPRHKMGVSGDTPMRMTDLVTGNSYIWNQDWNFVELDPYQVPYHIFSIHF, encoded by the coding sequence ATGAAATCAGGACAAAGTAGAGTTGTAATAGAAAATGTAAGCCCCGAAATCAATTGCGGTTTGCATGCTTCCAAAAGAACTGTTGGACAGAAATTTCAAGTATCTGCCGATATCTTAGCCGATGGCCATGACGTGCTCAGTGCGCATATCAAATACAAATTTGGTAAAGCCAAAACTTGGCAATACGCCGCAATGCATCACGCTGGAAACGATGAGTTTGTCGGTGAATTTATTGCCGAAAAACAAGGCACTTACACTTACACTGTAGAGGCTTGGGTGGACTACCCCCTCACCTGGCAGCATAACATCGAGCGAAAAATTGCCGATAATCAACATGTAAATGTTGAGCTTTTAGATGGAGTTCAGTACCTAGAGACAGTTGCCAAAAAAAGCGCTAATGATAAAGCCTACGTTACCGAGCTAATTGAAGCCTTTCAAGACGAAAAAGCTTACAACTTTGCCATCGACGAAGCACAATCCAAAAAGCTTCACGATGTATTTCATAATCACCCAACCAAAGAATTTGCGACGACATATAACAAGGAACTAAACCTAGTTGTCGATCGGCAAAAAGCACTTTTTAGCACATGGTATGAGTTCTTCCCAAGGTCTACCGCAAAGAAAGAAGGTGCGCATGGAACATTTAAAGACTGCTTGGATGTATTGCCATATGTATCCAAAATGGGATTTGATGTAATTTACTTCCCTCCGATTCATCCGATTGGGACAGCCCATAGAAAAGGAAAAAATAACACCACCACGCCACTACCCGACGATGTAGGGGTGCCTTGGGCCATCGGTAATACAACAGGTGGACATAAAGATATACTTCCAGAGCTAGGGTCGTTGGCGGACTTTAAAAAAGTGGTAAAAGCAGCGGCTGATCAGGGCATTGAAATTGCCTTAGATTTTGCACTACAGTGCTCGCCAGATCACCCTTATGTCAAAGAAAACCCCTCTTGGTTTAAGTGGCGTCCAGATGGTACAGTTCAGTATGCTGAGAACCCACCCAAAAAATACCAGGATATCTACCCGATCTATTTCGAATCAGAAGATTGGGAAAACATGTGGAACGAGTTCGTTTCCATTGTTTTGTATTGGAATAAACTAGGGATTAAAATATTCAGGGTCGATAATCCACATACCAAACCATTTGGTTTCTGGGAATTCCTGATTGCCGAAGTCAAAAAAGTTGATCCAGATGTACTTTTCCTCGCCGAAGCTTTTACAAAGCCGAAAACAATGCAAAGATTGGCTAAAATTGGTTTCACTCAAGGCTACACATACTACACTTGGAGAAACAACAAAGCCGAGCTGATTGAGTATATGACGGAGCTTACGAAAAGCCCGATGAAAGACTATTTCAGACCGAACTTCTGGCCAAACACGCCCGACATTAACCCTTGGATACTACAAGGCGGCAATGAAAACCTCTACGTGGTTCGCCATATGATGGCCGCAACACTCTCATCTAATTATGGCATGTATGGCCCTGTTTATGAGCAGATCGACAACGCGGCTTACATCGGTAAGGAAGAGTATCTAAACTCGGAAAAATATGAAGTTCGGAACTGGGATTGGACCAAAACCAATAAGCTTACGCAGTTGATCACCAGAATTAACCAAATTAGAAAAGAACAACCGGCATTTCAGTTCACTAACAATATTGATTTCTGCACCATCGAAAACGACCAAATACTGGCCTATTTTAAGCAAAGCGAAGATGGTAAAAATAATATTCTCTGTGTCGTAAACTTAGACCCATACAACAAACAAGGTGGTTGGGTAGAAGTACCAAGGCATAAAATGGGTGTTTCGGGTGACACGCCTATGCGTATGACAGACCTTGTGACTGGAAACAGCTACATCTGGAATCAAGACTGGAACTTTGTAGAGTTAGATCCATATCAGGTGCCGTATCATATATTCTCTATTCACTTTTAA
- the rplI gene encoding 50S ribosomal protein L9, translated as MEVILKTDIKGLGYKNDTVDVKPGYGRNYLIPQGFAILASNSNKKMIAENIKQAAHKADKIKSDAQAVADAIGDAALEIKAKAGDSGKIFGAVTTLQISDALKARGVDVDRKKISFKGEVKMLGDYELEIDLHKEVKKELKFSVIAE; from the coding sequence ATGGAAGTTATATTAAAGACTGATATTAAAGGTTTGGGCTACAAAAACGATACAGTTGATGTAAAACCAGGCTATGGTAGAAACTACCTTATCCCTCAAGGATTTGCGATTTTAGCGAGCAACTCTAACAAGAAAATGATCGCTGAGAACATTAAGCAAGCAGCACACAAAGCAGATAAAATCAAAAGCGATGCGCAAGCAGTTGCTGATGCTATCGGTGATGCAGCACTTGAGATTAAAGCGAAAGCTGGTGATAGCGGTAAAATCTTTGGCGCCGTGACTACATTACAAATTTCTGATGCTTTAAAAGCAAGAGGAGTTGATGTAGACAGAAAGAAAATCTCTTTCAAAGGTGAAGTGAAGATGTTGGGCGATTATGAGCTTGAGATTGATCTACACAAAGAGGTGAAGAAAGAATTGAAATTTAGCGTGATCGCTGAATAA
- the rpsR gene encoding 30S ribosomal protein S18 encodes MTLVNEPINREQQRKKYCRFKKNGIKYVDYKNPDFLMAFINEQGKILPRRLTGTSLKYQKKVTQAVKRARHIALLPYVADGLK; translated from the coding sequence ATGACTTTAGTAAACGAACCAATCAATAGAGAGCAGCAAAGAAAAAAATATTGCCGCTTTAAGAAGAACGGAATCAAATACGTAGACTACAAGAACCCAGATTTCTTGATGGCCTTCATTAACGAGCAAGGTAAGATACTTCCAAGAAGACTTACTGGAACTAGCTTGAAGTACCAGAAAAAAGTAACGCAAGCTGTAAAAAGAGCAAGACACATTGCTTTATTGCCTTACGTAGCTGACGGATTGAAGTAG
- the rpsF gene encoding 30S ribosomal protein S6 has product MLNNYETVFILNPVLSDEQMKDAVGSYEKLLKDNGAEIVNLEMWGLKKLAYPIQHKSTGFYNLIEFKADPSTIATLEIEFKRDEKIMRFLTVALDKHAVEYNTRRKGGAFNKKKKEEAAA; this is encoded by the coding sequence ATGTTAAACAATTACGAGACAGTATTCATTTTAAATCCCGTTTTGTCTGATGAGCAGATGAAGGATGCTGTCGGCAGTTACGAGAAACTCCTGAAAGATAACGGAGCTGAAATCGTGAATTTAGAAATGTGGGGACTTAAGAAATTGGCTTACCCAATTCAGCACAAGTCTACTGGTTTCTACAATTTGATTGAATTCAAAGCCGACCCATCTACCATTGCAACACTAGAAATAGAGTTCAAGAGAGACGAGAAAATTATGCGATTCTTAACTGTAGCTCTAGATAAGCACGCAGTTGAGTACAACACCAGAAGAAAAGGTGGCGCTTTTAACAAGAAAAAGAAAGAGGAGGCAGCAGCATGA
- a CDS encoding sensor histidine kinase translates to MKKRANKPLIAILFILIIPVIVYGVFELNSLTADERELEKIYQRQLESVLFSINQSVQDKVSDITTMMDRDLGVVSDAEWLEELSAYNFFWGLYLKDASDGDDQLYTLPEYEKRGLTSVADSIFNQNQSVFDRLLQYKEAGDFMKIEKSDKQFFNKGKELDFFFFVLGSGESAKFGIYFFDAVLMIEQYLVPKFQEIAREDFILTCRRISDGYVVYSTKENVFGSYESEPIDLLPKYEIGIDRAGGTIQEAVNKRKTQSIIALGLLMIVMLIGIILVFRSIQQEMKLAQKKADFVSNVSHEIRTPLALINMFAETLLMDRVRTEDKKKEYYGIITKEVGRLTNMVNRILSFSKIEASKRTYDKRAVDLNTVVEEVYNTYSYHLENNGFKHGIQLSDEILNIEADHEALIEVIVNLLDNGMKYSPDEKSLVIESGRKNEMAYVAVTDHGMGIPKNQLDKLFEKFYRVPTGDVHDTKGSGLGLTIVQHIMDAHEGKVEVTSTVGKGSTFKLFFPLHKNENV, encoded by the coding sequence TTGAAAAAACGCGCAAACAAACCTCTTATCGCCATTCTATTCATTTTGATCATCCCGGTCATTGTTTATGGTGTTTTCGAATTAAATTCCCTTACAGCAGACGAACGCGAACTTGAAAAAATCTATCAGCGTCAGCTTGAGTCTGTTCTGTTTTCTATCAACCAAAGTGTGCAAGACAAGGTCTCGGATATCACCACGATGATGGATCGTGATTTGGGTGTGGTTTCCGATGCTGAATGGCTCGAAGAATTAAGCGCTTATAACTTCTTTTGGGGTTTGTATTTGAAAGATGCCTCCGATGGTGATGACCAACTTTATACATTGCCGGAATATGAAAAAAGGGGGCTGACATCCGTTGCCGATAGTATTTTTAACCAAAACCAAAGTGTCTTCGATCGGCTGTTACAATACAAAGAAGCTGGTGATTTCATGAAAATTGAAAAGAGCGATAAACAGTTCTTTAACAAGGGGAAAGAATTAGATTTTTTCTTCTTCGTGCTGGGTTCTGGGGAGTCAGCAAAATTTGGTATTTATTTCTTCGATGCCGTACTGATGATTGAGCAATACTTAGTGCCAAAGTTTCAAGAAATTGCCCGCGAAGACTTTATTCTTACTTGCCGAAGAATTTCGGATGGCTATGTGGTTTATTCCACGAAAGAGAACGTATTCGGAAGCTATGAAAGCGAACCGATCGATTTACTGCCCAAGTACGAAATCGGTATCGATCGGGCAGGTGGAACGATACAAGAAGCGGTGAATAAAAGGAAAACACAGAGCATCATTGCCCTCGGCTTACTTATGATTGTAATGCTGATCGGTATTATTCTAGTTTTCAGAAGCATCCAACAAGAAATGAAACTGGCTCAAAAGAAGGCAGATTTTGTTTCGAACGTTTCTCACGAAATAAGAACTCCTTTGGCTTTGATAAATATGTTTGCCGAGACGCTATTAATGGATAGGGTTAGGACCGAAGATAAGAAGAAGGAATATTATGGCATTATAACCAAAGAGGTTGGTCGCCTAACAAATATGGTCAACCGAATCCTAAGTTTTTCTAAAATTGAAGCGAGCAAGCGGACTTATGACAAACGTGCGGTTGATTTAAATACGGTGGTGGAAGAAGTTTACAATACCTACTCCTACCACCTTGAGAATAATGGCTTCAAACATGGTATTCAATTGTCAGACGAAATCCTAAATATAGAAGCCGATCACGAAGCCCTAATTGAGGTAATTGTAAACCTTTTAGATAACGGCATGAAATATAGCCCAGATGAGAAAAGTTTGGTGATCGAATCTGGCCGAAAAAACGAAATGGCTTACGTAGCTGTTACCGATCATGGTATGGGCATCCCGAAAAACCAACTCGATAAATTGTTCGAAAAGTTTTATCGCGTGCCTACGGGCGATGTTCACGACACCAAGGGTTCTGGCCTGGGACTTACCATTGTGCAACATATAATGGATGCCCACGAAGGTAAGGTGGAAGTGACCAGCACGGTAGGAAAGGGCAGTACCTTTAAATTATTTTTCCCATTACATAAAAACGAAAATGTCTAA
- a CDS encoding response regulator transcription factor, producing MSKILIVEDEPAMRLGLKDNLEFESYEVEVAIDGQEGLEKAQNGQFDLIILDVMMPKMSGFDVCKAIRKQGVLTPIIFLTAKSEEIDKVLGLELGADDYLTKPFSLRELIARVKAILRRFKPSAASEVSGPIAIGNLTVDFSQFTASNEAGDVRMSHKEYEILQYLLEHKNEVVSRYDLLNKVWGYESQPTTRTVDNFILRLRQRIEENPNEPKHILTVHGVGYKFILN from the coding sequence ATGTCTAAAATTCTAATAGTAGAAGATGAACCTGCAATGCGTCTTGGGCTCAAAGACAACCTTGAGTTTGAGTCTTATGAAGTAGAAGTGGCTATTGACGGTCAGGAGGGCTTGGAGAAAGCTCAAAATGGTCAATTCGACCTAATTATATTAGATGTAATGATGCCGAAAATGTCCGGGTTCGACGTTTGTAAGGCTATTCGTAAACAAGGCGTGTTAACACCAATCATTTTCCTTACTGCCAAGAGTGAAGAAATCGATAAAGTACTTGGTTTAGAGTTAGGTGCAGATGATTACCTCACCAAACCTTTCAGCTTACGCGAATTAATTGCTCGAGTAAAAGCAATACTTCGCCGATTTAAACCTTCGGCAGCGAGTGAAGTCTCTGGACCAATAGCTATTGGTAATCTCACAGTGGATTTCTCACAGTTTACCGCTTCCAATGAAGCCGGCGACGTGAGAATGTCTCACAAAGAGTACGAGATATTACAATACTTGCTCGAACACAAAAACGAGGTGGTTAGTCGTTATGACTTATTGAACAAGGTTTGGGGCTATGAAAGCCAACCGACCACCAGAACGGTAGATAATTTTATCTTGAGGTTGAGACAAAGAATAGAAGAAAACCCTAATGAGCCTAAACATATTTTGACGGTTCACGGGGTTGGGTATAAATTTATTTTGAACTAA
- a CDS encoding sugar-binding domain-containing protein: protein MYKTIIISLLVLITVGVSGQDLDRLYNLRGDWKFFIGDKAEYAEKDFDDSGWEEIYVPRRWEREGFNGYDGFAWYRTKIDGDEFEKEGSHYLRLGYIDDVDEVFFNGVKIGFSGSFPPNYSTAWNAKREYRIPTQLIDRNGKNTIAVRVFDKGGEGGIYSGEVGLLVADAAYNEMYPLEGVWKIRTRDREEYANEVYDDSNWEDIIVPSNWKTIGIRNYRGFAWYRKVFEIPEGGKIKEFTLVGGYIDDFDEIFVNGVKIGETNDGKRIGRSRSFSELRLYDIPRNLLKPGKNTIAVRVEDIGDNGGIYAGPVAIVPSKIVTKFARDSQFWR from the coding sequence ATGTATAAGACAATTATCATATCATTATTAGTTCTCATTACTGTCGGAGTATCAGGTCAGGACCTCGACAGACTATATAATTTAAGAGGGGATTGGAAGTTTTTCATCGGAGACAAGGCGGAGTACGCCGAAAAGGATTTCGATGATTCTGGCTGGGAAGAGATTTATGTACCGAGAAGATGGGAGCGCGAAGGCTTCAATGGTTATGACGGTTTCGCATGGTATAGAACAAAGATCGACGGTGACGAATTCGAAAAAGAAGGAAGTCACTATTTGAGACTTGGCTATATCGATGATGTGGATGAAGTGTTTTTCAATGGCGTTAAAATTGGTTTTTCAGGTAGTTTTCCTCCCAACTATTCTACGGCTTGGAATGCCAAAAGAGAATATAGAATACCTACGCAGCTGATCGATAGAAATGGAAAAAATACTATCGCTGTCAGGGTTTTCGACAAAGGCGGTGAAGGCGGAATCTATAGCGGCGAAGTTGGCTTGCTAGTAGCCGATGCCGCCTATAACGAAATGTATCCTTTAGAGGGTGTATGGAAAATCAGAACAAGAGATAGAGAAGAATATGCCAATGAGGTTTATGATGATTCTAATTGGGAAGACATCATCGTACCTTCTAACTGGAAAACGATCGGCATACGGAATTACCGAGGTTTTGCTTGGTATAGAAAGGTATTTGAAATCCCAGAAGGTGGTAAAATCAAAGAGTTTACATTGGTTGGTGGCTATATCGATGACTTTGACGAGATTTTTGTCAATGGAGTAAAAATAGGCGAAACCAATGATGGAAAACGTATCGGTCGATCGCGTAGTTTTAGCGAATTAAGACTCTATGATATACCGAGAAACTTGCTCAAGCCAGGAAAAAATACCATAGCTGTTCGAGTGGAAGATATCGGGGATAATGGTGGCATTTATGCAGGTCCTGTCGCCATTGTGCCATCCAAGATCGTTACAAAATTTGCAAGGGATAGTCAATTTTGGCGATAA
- a CDS encoding alpha/beta hydrolase: MENRITVPFQARYEVLGTPSSNIEQVWFVCHGHGQLAKYFIRKFEKLDDGKTLIVAPEGLFRYYLQGFTGRVGATWMTKEDRQNDIENYLTYLSAVMQEVKTSLNPDVMVTLLGFSQGGATISRFATQTEVHFDRLVLWAGIFPPDLPPLASHRKLRDKECILVYGTEDEYLTAGRIAEQEGIAETIKIVPETLKFKGGHDINAELLEVINQRPYRQN; the protein is encoded by the coding sequence ATGGAAAATAGAATTACTGTTCCTTTTCAGGCACGATATGAGGTCTTAGGGACACCAAGCTCTAATATTGAACAAGTTTGGTTCGTGTGCCATGGGCATGGCCAACTCGCCAAATACTTTATTAGAAAATTCGAAAAGCTTGATGATGGTAAAACGCTGATTGTAGCTCCTGAAGGACTGTTCAGGTATTATTTACAAGGTTTTACTGGAAGGGTCGGTGCCACTTGGATGACCAAGGAAGACCGGCAGAATGATATAGAGAACTACCTTACTTATCTATCGGCAGTCATGCAAGAGGTAAAAACGAGCTTAAACCCTGATGTTATGGTGACACTTTTAGGGTTTTCTCAAGGCGGCGCCACTATTTCCAGATTTGCGACGCAAACCGAGGTTCACTTTGATCGTTTGGTGCTTTGGGCTGGGATATTTCCACCAGACCTTCCGCCCTTGGCAAGTCATAGAAAACTCCGTGATAAGGAATGTATACTTGTTTATGGAACTGAAGATGAATACTTAACAGCGGGGCGAATCGCTGAGCAAGAAGGTATCGCCGAAACAATAAAAATCGTGCCCGAGACTCTGAAGTTCAAAGGTGGGCACGACATTAATGCAGAATTACTTGAGGTAATTAATCAAAGGCCTTATCGCCAAAATTGA
- a CDS encoding cytidine deaminase: protein MPKEIKKELSLRVFHKDELDEEVRLLVDKARHTANNARAPYSNFKVGAAVLLEDGKVVLGNNQENAAYPAGLCAERVAFFAASANHPKSKILKVAIVALQMDANENNIPAPCGSCRQVMSEYEVEQNTPIEVYLTGGKGDILMSESIDNLLPFKFSVEQLS from the coding sequence ATGCCAAAAGAAATAAAGAAAGAACTTTCCCTCCGTGTTTTCCATAAAGATGAACTTGATGAAGAGGTAAGGTTATTAGTTGATAAAGCGCGCCATACTGCTAATAATGCAAGAGCCCCATATTCTAATTTTAAAGTTGGAGCAGCTGTTTTGCTCGAAGACGGTAAAGTCGTTTTAGGTAATAATCAAGAGAATGCTGCCTATCCCGCTGGCCTTTGTGCCGAAAGAGTAGCCTTTTTTGCTGCCAGCGCGAATCACCCCAAGTCTAAAATTTTAAAGGTGGCCATCGTTGCCCTTCAAATGGATGCTAATGAAAATAACATCCCTGCCCCATGTGGAAGTTGTCGGCAAGTAATGAGTGAGTATGAGGTGGAACAAAACACTCCAATTGAAGTATATCTGACAGGTGGAAAAGGCGACATTCTGATGTCCGAGTCAATTGATAACTTGCTACCTTTCAAGTTCTCTGTAGAACAACTTTCTTAA
- a CDS encoding saccharopine dehydrogenase family protein — translation MNHILVLGAGRSATSLISYLLEAASEKGWTVSVADYALQLAEEKVNNHPNGKAIAFNINKDDEKEALIAKNDVVISMLPAKFHPTVAETCLKFGKHLITASYVSEDMKAMDQQAKEKGILFLNECGLDPGIDHMSAKKVIDFIRNEKGQQLRAFESFTGGLLAPDPKDDNPWQYGFTWNPRNVVLAGQGTVKFIQEGRYKYIPYPKLFRRIEMIHIPGHGYFEGYANRDSLKYLEVYELEGIQTLYRGTLRRPGFCKAWDIFVQLGATDDSYEMESVTQMTHRQFINSFLSFNPDDSVELKLAHYLGLDKDGAEMHKLNWLGLFDEEPVGLMKGTPAQILEHILKKKWTISPDQKDQIVMWHLFDYEEQGKTKRIRSAMVANGENAMDTAMSKTVGLPLGIATKLLMEGKIEARGVQIPITPEFYNPILAELETLGFDFVEEEVVLD, via the coding sequence ATGAATCATATCTTGGTTTTAGGCGCTGGTCGCTCCGCTACTTCCCTTATTTCGTATTTACTTGAAGCAGCTTCCGAAAAAGGTTGGACGGTGAGTGTTGCCGATTACGCCCTCCAATTAGCTGAGGAAAAGGTCAATAATCACCCGAATGGGAAAGCGATTGCCTTCAATATCAATAAAGACGATGAAAAAGAAGCGCTGATTGCTAAAAACGATGTGGTGATTTCCATGTTGCCTGCGAAATTCCACCCGACTGTGGCCGAAACCTGCCTGAAATTTGGTAAACATCTGATTACAGCTTCTTATGTTTCTGAAGATATGAAGGCCATGGATCAACAGGCTAAAGAAAAAGGTATTCTGTTTTTAAATGAGTGTGGTCTTGATCCCGGAATCGATCATATGTCGGCAAAGAAAGTGATCGACTTTATAAGAAATGAAAAAGGGCAGCAGCTACGGGCTTTCGAGTCGTTTACTGGTGGTCTTCTGGCACCTGATCCTAAAGATGATAACCCTTGGCAATATGGTTTTACTTGGAATCCAAGAAACGTTGTATTGGCAGGGCAAGGAACGGTTAAGTTTATCCAAGAGGGGCGCTATAAATACATTCCATATCCTAAGCTTTTCAGGCGAATAGAAATGATCCATATTCCTGGTCATGGATATTTTGAGGGCTATGCGAATCGTGACTCTTTGAAATATTTGGAAGTATATGAACTAGAAGGTATTCAAACCTTGTACAGAGGTACTTTACGACGACCGGGCTTCTGTAAAGCTTGGGATATCTTTGTTCAATTGGGTGCTACAGATGACTCTTATGAAATGGAGTCTGTAACTCAAATGACGCACAGGCAGTTTATCAATTCTTTCTTATCCTTTAATCCTGACGATTCGGTGGAGCTAAAACTTGCTCATTACTTAGGTTTAGATAAAGATGGAGCCGAAATGCATAAGCTAAATTGGTTAGGACTTTTTGATGAGGAGCCAGTGGGATTAATGAAAGGTACTCCTGCTCAAATCCTTGAACACATCTTGAAGAAAAAATGGACGATTAGCCCTGATCAAAAAGATCAAATCGTAATGTGGCATTTGTTTGACTATGAGGAGCAAGGTAAAACGAAACGGATAAGGTCGGCCATGGTTGCTAATGGTGAAAACGCGATGGATACTGCCATGTCTAAAACAGTGGGCCTGCCATTGGGTATTGCTACTAAATTGCTCATGGAAGGCAAAATAGAAGCTAGAGGCGTGCAAATACCGATAACTCCTGAATTCTATAACCCGATTTTAGCGGAGCTTGAGACGCTAGGTTTCGACTTTGTTGAAGAAGAGGTGGTATTGGACTAG